The DNA window CCAACACAATACCCTCTTGAACCATGAAGTGGCATTTCTCCCAATTAAGCACCAAGTTGGTTTCTTCACATCTTGCTAACACTCTTTCCAAATTCTCCAAACACACCCCAAATGAATCCCCGTAGATAGAGAAGTCATCCATGAATATCTCCAAAATACTTTCAGCCATATCCGAgaaaatagccatcatacacctttggaaAGTCGCGGGAGCATTGCACAATCCAAATGGCATCCTCCTGAAGGCAAAGGTACCATATGGACAAGTGAAGGTGGTTTTCTCTTGATCTTCCGGTGCTATAGAAATCTGATTGTAACCCGAATATCCGTCAAGAAAGCAATAAAACTCTTTTCCCGCCAAACGATCCAACATTTGGTCAATAAATGGCAGCGGGAAATGATCCTTCCGAGTAGCATTGTTTAGCTTCCGGTAGTCCATACACACCCTCCAACCGGTCACGGTTCgagtaggaatcaactcattgtTTGCATTGGCCACCACCGTGACTCCTCCTTTCTTGGGCACACATTGAACAGGACTAACCCATGAGCTATCCGAAATTGGGTACACAATACCATAATCTAGCCACTTGATCACTTCTTTTCGCACCACTTCTTTCATGACGGGATTCAATCTTCGCTGATGCTCAACAGAATTACTACAACCAGCTTCTAAAAGTATCTTGTGCGTGCAAATCGTTGGACTAATACCCCTTATGTCCGCCATAGTCCACCCGATTGCTTTCTTATGCTTTTTCAACACCTCTAGCAAAGCACCTTCATTTTCAACTACCAAGTTTGATGGTAATAATAAGCGGCGGCGTGTCATTCTCCCCCAAATAGGCATACTTCAGATGGCTTGGCAAGGGTTTCAACTCCAACTTCGGTGGTTCTTGGATGGAGGGTTTTGGAGGCTTAAAATTACTTTCCTTCAACTCCAAAGATTCAAAGGGCTTCTTGAAGTTAGAAATAGGTTGCGATGGCTCCACCCAAGCAACTTGGTTGTCTTCATCTTCACTCAAGTCTTCAAGCTCATCAAAAGAACTTATAAATTTCTCATCCCTCCAAGCTTCCTTGTGAAATTTTTCAGCCACTAGCGAGTCAATTACACTTATGCGGGAACACTCTTCTATCTCATCCGGAAATCTCATAGCATTGAACACATTAAAGGTGACTTTTTGATCATTCACCCTCATTGTGAGCTCCCCATTTTGCACATCAATCAGAGTTCTCCCGGTAGCAAGGAATGGTCGACCCAAGATAATAGGCACATCTCGATCAGCTTCATAGTCTAGGATgatgaaatcagctggaaaAATGAACTTGTCAACCTGTACTAGAACatcttctatttttccttccggATGGGCCATGGACCTGTCAGCAAGTTGCAATGTAACAGTTGTAGGACGTGCTTCACCAATACCCAACTTCTTAAAGATCGACATAGGCATGAGGTTGATGCTTGCACCCAAATCACATAAGGCTCTTCCAACATCCCGCCCCCCAATAGAACAAGGGATTGTAAAACTACCCGGATCCTTCAACTTCGGTGGAATCTTACTTTTCAACATGGCGCTGCATCCTTCGGTAAGAGCTACAGTTTCAAACTCTCCCAACCTCCTTTTCTTCGTCAAAATGTCTTTTAAGAACTTGACATAGTTCGGCATTTGCTCCAATGCTTCCACCAATGAAATATTGATATGGAGCTGCTTCAACACATCTAAAAACTTCTTGAATTGCCCATCTTGCTGCTGTTTCTgaaatctttgaggaaatgGAAGGGGTGGTTTAGTACATACTGGTGCGGATTGTCGATCGTCGGATTGCGGCCGATGCTGTATCAACTGGTCTGGTATCAGCAATTTTCTGGGCAGTTTTTTTACTCAACTTTTCGTCGTTTTGGATTGAAGTGGGCTCCCCACTACCCTTTATTTCCTCCTCGGAATTTTTCAGTTGCTTGCCACTCCTCAAGTGAATGGATTTGCATTGCTCCTTCCCATCCCTCCTTGGATTCTCCGTGTCACTAGGCAAAGAACCTTGCGGCCTAGCTTTCAATTCATTGGCCAAATGTCCAAGTTGCAACTCTAAGTTTCGAAGAGAGGCAGCTTGACTTTGtatcaccgcatcattttttgccATATAATCCCGCATAAGACTCTCCAAAGAGCTTGGTTGGGCATTTTGAGCATGTTGTGAATGTCGGGGTTGTTGTGAAAAACCCGGTGGATATCCTTGTCTTCCTTGGGCTGGTGCGGTACTTGAGCTTGCTCCTTGACCCCCCCAAGACAAATTAGGATGATTCTTCCATGCTTGATTGTAAGAGTTTGAGAATGCCCCATTGTTTCTGTTAAAATTCTGATTTCCCATGTAACAAACGGACTCCGGATTAGATGGACACTTCTCAAACACATGCCCTTCTCCACAAAACACACACGAGACATCATCACTTTGAATGGCAGCAGCTGGTTGAATATTTTTAGCGTTCCCAATActcaaattcttcaaaacattcgtcatggaagccatttgagctgtcaaagctgttattgcatctacctcaaggactcccgccacttttctacttgttggagctcttgtgttggaccattggtagttgttacttgcaatggtctccaaaatctcaaattcTTCATTGTAAGACTTCGACAAGATAGCACCATTGGCCGATGCATCTAACACCATTCGAGAAGCTGCATTCAAGCCATTATAAAAGGTCTCCATCTGAATACAATGTGGAATGCCATGATGTGGACACTTTCGCAAAAGttccttaaacctctcccacgcatcacttgtggactcatcttcaagttgctgaaaagacatgatctcacttctgaattttgcatttctagtAGGAGGAAAGTATTTCCTCAGAAACTTCTCAGCAAGGTCATTCCAATTGGTCACAGAATCAGGCGGCAAAGTGTTGAGCCATGATCTAGCTCGGTCTCGtagtgagaatgggaatagcttcaaccttaacacctcttcacttactccttggatcttgaaagaatcactcacctccaagaatgaacggagatggaggtgaggatcttcagttggcatcccgctgaattgccccacggtttggagcatttgaaacatcaCTGGCTTGAGCTCAAACTGCGGTGCTTGTATTTCAGGCCTCACAATGCCTGGATTGAGCTCATTAAACATGGGGGCTGCATACTCCCTTATAGCCCTTGCTCGATCATCTGCCAATATGATGGGATTAACAATTTGTGGAGCAACCCCATCGTCATTAAAATTCTCAGCCATGATGTCTCGGCCCTTAGCCTTTtgaacccttcttcttcttcggaatGTACGTTCAATCTCGGGAtcaataggagcaagttcaaa is part of the Cannabis sativa cultivar Pink pepper isolate KNU-18-1 chromosome 5, ASM2916894v1, whole genome shotgun sequence genome and encodes:
- the LOC133038480 gene encoding uncharacterized protein LOC133038480 — protein: MPNYVKFLKDILTKKRRLGEFETVALTEGCSAMLKSKIPPKLKDPGSFTIPCSIGGRDVGRALCDLGASINLMPMSIFKKLGIGEARPTTVTLQLADRSMAHPEGKIEDVLVQVDKFIFPADFIILDYEADRDVPIILGRPFLATGRTLIDVQNGELTMRVNDQKVTFNVFNAMRFPDEIEECSRISVIDSLVAEKFHKEAWRDEKFISSFDELEDLSEDEDNQVAWVEPSQPISNFKKPFESLELKEICLFGGE